The DNA region ACGTTGGGAATTGACAATAGACCTTATAGGATACAATAACGGGTCAAATTGGCAGGGAGTGATTCCTGCAGATTTTCTTGCAGAATTTCGTTTAAGAACTTCTAAAAGAAAAGGGATGTCTAATTAAGCTACATTTTGTAAAGTTTAGGAGAGGAAGTTACTAATAGTCTCTCAACATGCCTCCTTAAATCTTTGCGCAGGCAGTCCATAAAGTTGAAATTGAGTGAGAAATTAAGTCAAGTCTTACCAGGAAAAGTGAATCTGCTTTCAGCCAAATTGATGAAGAGAACAAGTGAGAGGGTCATGAAAGACAAGGCCACGAGCATATTTGGCTTGGCCATCTTGGTATCTCAACTAGTGTTTTTTTTCTTACGAAGTAGAACTATTTCAGTGGATGTGATTTCCATGACTACTAGTAGCTGCTATTATATATACGAGGATTTCAAAAATGATAGTAACAAATTAAAGAGGTCTTAATCTAATGCCCTTTAACGAAGACAAGAAAAGCCGGCAAAGCGGCATTCGGTTGAAttgtacaaaaatatgaaacaaGGTTAAAGATGAATTTTATGACAACACAAGAAAAGAATAATCTTTTCAAGCAAATGATTGATATATCAAAATTTGATCAACAAGTTTACTGCTTTCCTTGGAAGGAGTGTAAGTAGCTTGACTGAGCAAGTTATATATTAAACCTCACCCCTATTTGTGGTTCAAAAGAATGTTTTTcttctatataaaataaaataaaattcccAACCTCTTAGAAAGTTGAGTTTTCATGGTTTCCGAGTCGAATCTAACTTTCACGGTTACTCCATAGCGCTAATGCAAGTACAGAAATTCTGATTTACCTTCTATTTTGCAATTAATTAGAATCTCTGACAGCAGAAATGAATTGACATGTACAAAAATCAATATCTAGTACTTGTACCCCTCCCTCCGCTGCTGCTGGCTACACATGAAGGTGCATTGCAAGTGACTATACTTTCTGGTACAATTAACTCATCTTTTGCATTTCTCTTTGTTTGTTTTCCACAAGTTTAGAGTAAATGATCGATCTTCTGTAGTCACTATTGTTCCTTCGAAATTTTGGACTTGGTTTCTTCAGTTTGCAGAATTTGTTTTGGtaaagtttttctttattttttgtctaGATTAAACTTTATCAAGAGATatcattgggtatgttgttgtaaacTTTATCAAGAGATAGAAAAATTCAAAGAGTAGAAGGGGACTAGACCAATTGAATGAACAATTAAATTAAGCTAGCTAATAGGTATTTTTTGTacatgaaaaattaaattaagcTAGCTAATTGGTATGTTTTGTACTTACGTTGGTCTTGTTTCAAGAGGTACAAATATGCTTTATTTTGGAGGCATATTGGCAATCCTAATTTCAGCAATTTTTTTCTATAAAGTtaaatcacatttttttaaatcttttcccCCGCTATTTCTATAATATAAGCTTTTCTGAACTCCCCATTGGGCAAAATATTGTTATAAGCACGTCATCTGCGTTATAAGTATAGTAAGCACGTTTAATGGTGTTAATAGTGAACGGGAGCGTTTTTCCTTAAATAACCTACACACCACAAATCTAAATTTTTAATACGTTTTAATGGCCAAATAATGAAATCTGACTGAAAAACTTAGAgaattgttttaaatttaaGGCCTGCGAGGGAATTTGTTTCTAACTATTTACTTCTCTTAAATCTTAATTCAATATAAGCTCAATTTTCACACGGAGCTCTTCCCAATTTCTCCTCCTTTCATATGCACCTCATCATCTTGAGctcagaaaagaaaaatagcTGTGACTTCATTATTAACACATGAATGTCCAAGCGAATAAGTATCAACGTAAAGTAAGTTGAATACCATTAGAAACTTTATTGAATACAATGCACTCGAGAGCTTCAACAGGGGGAGCTACATCCAAAGATGTTTAATTAattcaacaaaatcataacaacttatattttatttccaAAGGCCCAATTCAACATCAAGTGCATCTCTTTTGCACATGTGTGATATTAATTAGGACAAGGTGCCATCAACGCAAATCCACTGACCCACAAAGAGAGCAGTGCAGTTGAGGTTAGGATTAATAACACTGAAGACATCACTGCCCAAACCAAATGTCTTAGAAACGTCGAAACATGTGTCTCCCTTCTTCACATTCACCACCTTCAGACATGTTAATTCTCTTCTTCGGTTCACTGTTTTAACAAAACCAGTAGGCCAATAATCAATATACATAAATGTGATCAATTTAAGGGGCCCGATGTGACTTTTCATAGATTATTACTATACCTGAACCTGAATATATATCTGATTATTAAGATACATTATTTATGTTGATCTTCGGTTGactgttttaacaaaaatcagTCGGTCAATGATCTATACGTAAAAGTGAATTTAAGATTTGAAACCAATTGATGCAGATAATGTTGATGCCTGATAGTAAAACATTTATGCAAGTAGGTTGTTTGTAAGGTACTAATTACATGTAACTCTTTATGATAAACATTAGTAATTAGTAACCTAATCTTAGAATATGTTAAACTACACTAATAACATAATAATTGTTTACTTTGTCAATGTGTATTAACTTATAAATCCTATACATTTTTTGAAAACATGTATAAAACATATTATAGCCTTGAGCTAGTAGATGCACACAGGGGTGGATTCAGAGAGTAACATACAGGTTCACATGAACCCAGTAATTTTTGTCCAGATCCTGTATATATGTactcaattattttatattaactTGAGATAGTTATAGGaactcataaattttaaattctgaATTCACCTCTAGATGCACGTCAAAATATTGCCACTATACATTGTGGATCAGCATTTGTCAATACATATGTGATCAAATCTTAGGGTAATAACCTTCCATAGAGACTAAACAGAAAGAGCAAGTGTTAAATAATCTTACCAGCATCAGTGACTTGGCTGCTTTCAGCCAAAGTGATGAAGAGAAGAAGTGAGAGGATCATGAATGTCAAGACTACAAACATGTTAGCAACTCTCTCATTTGCTTTGGCCATATTTTGTGTCTttcttctttactttttttttttttttttttttttgggctcaAATGTCTAGATAGTACTCCGTGGATGATTTTCAGAATTACTAGTAACTCATGTTGTTATATATATGAGAAGTTcaagaataacaacaaagaTGCAAATTCACATTGTTcaatcatcaatgtatcaagaAGATCGATAAGGACAACCAGATAGCAACAATTGAATGGATTTTACAAGAGAACCAGATAGCAACAATTGAATGGATACAAATTTTAGACATACTTTTATGAGAACAAGGAAGAAATTCTTTTCACAAAAGCATTGATAGTGTAAGAAATTcttattgttatttttattaatttggaagaGGTGCAAGTAATTGGACTGAATTCCCATATCATCCACTTACCTTTTGAGGATATGGAAAAAGGATTAATAATtactctttccgctccttttacTGGgaatagatttttctttttattgcttATTTAACAGATTAAGagaaatttattattttcttccgATATTAATATATTACTCTTATCATTAAGTAACTACATACAATATTAGTAGCCAaattaggggtgggcataaTTTGGGCCAACCCGAAATttgaacttttaaaatttttggtttGAATTTTTGGATTATAGGTTGGATTGCggattttattttcaaaatctatGGATTTTGGATTTAGTATTGTGGAAATTTGGATATCCGAAAATCCGAAATTCGAAATTTTTATACCTTATATTCAACCCTACCCATATAATATGTGTCTAATAGGCCAATAATACTAATAAATCCAATTTCGAAAGATCTAATAGATTAATAGTAACAAATCCAAATACATAATTTACtactaaatcaaatataatataaggTTTTTCTTACATTTGGATACAATCTTATAATTCTTTTATCTTGCATTGCCCAGAATGCTTTTTGCAGCTGTGCCAGGTGATAGAACTAGCTCAAATTATCCAAgaaattcttttctttccacTGTTCTTACTATTACAAAGTAATTAAGATCTAAATTTTCCTCTGTAGAAgtcaaacttgaaaaatataGTGTTGAAGTAGAGGAAGATGCACTTTTGAATTTATGCAGAAAGTATATTAACTGCGTTAGTTTCTAATTCTAATTTGGTTTCATATTATGCTAAGACGTGTAACTTCGTAACTGGGACAATGAATTTAGTTACAAATAAGCTTGTCTTAAAAACTCAAAAGTCAAATCCCAAAATCCAAAATATCCAAACCGATTAATCCGAAACCaaacttaaaaaattcaatCCAATCCGAGCTCATTTGGATTATAATTTCTTCAATCCGGAAACCGAAAATCCAAACCGAATTTTTCATATCAATCCGACGGCTCGAAAGCTCACCCCTGAGCCAAACCTCACCCCTAAGCCAAACCATTAATAAGGGTAAATTAGTAAAACAAACCACTAATAAATAGTTTGGAAATGTCAAGTAAATCTAACAAGTCAAAAAAGAACTAAGGAAGCAATAAAACGGTCTTAAGCTCCCAGACCCACCAATAGACATTCTTCTCTTTTCCAGAGGCATAGAGAAGGGATTTGAAATTCCAGAATATACAATTAGtgggttcaaaataagtatgaTCTTATTATAAATATACATTCATTTGTTTCGCATATGTACATGTAGTTCGAGCTGAATGCAATAGATTCAGTTGAACCTACAAAATTCGCCCCGGCTAGAATCGCCTCTGTCACAAGTGTAGATAACTATTAAAGCATCAGAGCTAAATGGTTAATTTGTCTAGCCACCACCACCAGCGGCTGAATCTGCTCCTATCATCTACCATTTTAGTGTCCATTTCCATCAAGCACAAAAGCGCTCGAGCTACACTTTTGCAAGGGTGACTGCTTCTAGGCAAACCTCCGGCTACTAGCTATGTGTCCAACAATTTAGAAACATGACTTGTTGAAGAGACTCATCCACATCTTTCCTCTTCCCTGCTTCTTCCCCCTGACTAGTACTTCCAAATGGTAATCTTGGATTTTCTAGCTTCCTACTATAGGCAATGGAGGAATTTGCATTTCGACAAAGTGGTCTATACTTAGAGGAATGATCAATTTGTCCCTCAATCATAGCTACACTAGCTGCCATACAAACTCTACTTAGATAAGTACAACTCATATTGTTAATTTGCTCTGTTTTGCAGTTTTTTTCTCCCTCACCAAGATTGAAATATTATTAATTGGGTAGGTAAGATTTGTGCACTAGGGAGAGGGAGAGGAAGTGAATGggtgcacttatatatatgagTTATGGAGGCTGTATCCGTTGGCGTAGAGCCGTGGTTTTGGGTACAAAAAAAACTCATAAAGTAAGGGGTAACCATAGTTTCAAGAATTTCTAGTGGCTCAATTATGTAACGTTTTTGTCAGCACTCTATTTGGTGCATGGATATTATCTTCTTAGCCATTATGCCGGGGGAATGTATCAGCAATTTTGTCTTCTAATGTCTAAAGAACACCCCCTCGTCcccactcccccccccccccccccccaccccaacgcccccccccaaaaaaaaaaaaaaaaaaaaaaaagataaaccAAAGAAATAATATGGAAAACAAAATCGTGGATTGGTAGGGCTACAAACCACAAGGATTCAGCAAAATATGCCTTGTAACTGATGTACCTTGTTTAGTTTAATGTGTCCTAATTTTGTTATGATAAGTTGGAATTCGCCTTCACAGTACAATTTCCCGTGTACTAACAACGCGTCATGGCACCCAAGGTTATGGTCGAGGTGAATCATTAAATTTCAGTGAACACAAAAAATTTGTAGgtgatttattgtgattatCCAAACTTAGTGGATAAAGTTATTTCATACTTGTATTGGTGCAAAATAGTAGTTAGCTAATAAAATAGAGAAGGCGCGCGCAAACTGGCCCGCACATCACTAGATTTGGGATGATGACATTATTCTATGcaatttttacaatttttaaaaGTTCATATTTGTTTAATTTCACTCTTTATCTtaaacatttaaataatattttcccATCAAATTAATTGGTCAGggttttaatatatatttctaCTATCATTAGTTTAGTATAATATgagattattttttcttttgtataaaATATGAGATTCAGTTTGTGTTCTTTACTGTAGTATTTGTTAAGCAATCATTGTATAAAAAGGGGCAGATTAGTGCATTTATTATGCCAAGAGCAGTTGGCAATTTTGAGGGGGGCAAGGTCCCCACCTAGGCCTTAAATTTGCTCACAGTATTTAAGTGGATACATAATTTATCTCGTGTGAACTCCTATACATTGGATAACCCTAACCTAATTTAGGGTTTTACCCCATGTTACTATTTAATAAATTAAGTCACCAGTTTCTTGTTTTGCGGTTTTTTCCCCGGAtcaatatatatttgatatagcGTACTTCTAACCTTCGTTTTTTAAAGTGTCTCGTTCATAATCCCACCGTTAGCCAAATTGCCCAAATTTGCATACTTTTTGTGGGTTTTTTAAATCATTAATagatgggttttttttttaatataaattatatttttaataagaaAAACAGTTCCCGTTAGCCAATTATGGCAAAGTTGCACCATTTGGCTAACGCCTGGGTTACAAGCGATACACTCTTGAAATGGAAGATGAAGTTACTCTATATCAAATACATTAGGAGGTacatttgacccttttccctgtTTTAAATTACTGGATGACCtcaatcaaaaaatttattacTACTAGTAttagttttcttttctctttcatttGTGGGAATAGTATGCCTACTTCTGAACTTTTGAATATACAAGAGCCATATATTCAAAACTTGCAGTTAAATTTTGATTGACACTTGCTAAAGGAGTATATCATAAAATCAAGGTCCCTTAAACTGAAAATTTCTCCTTTCTTAAAGGAATCACATCTATATACAGCTTTTTGGCTGTGCCAGCCACTGTGATTGGACATTGAAATTCTCTCTTGGGAGCGTTATACTAATTTGTTTAGTATCAAACCAGCAACATAATATGTATCTCTTACAACAAACAATTACACACAACAATAAGACTGGCAACTTTTCCAGCCACGGCTAAAGATCTTGAAACAACACCTGCAATTTATACGGAATCTACGCCTTCAACTTGCTGCCGAGCTAGGTatctctctcttctttccttCTATAAAGCACAAATAAGGACAAAGAAAACAGGATTATGAAACATGGAAGTGCGGGGAAAAGGAATTACAAGATTCTAATTGTAAGTTGAAATAGTAGCTAACCCATTCATCTATGACGAGCCCTTCACCGATAATCTTTGGACCGGTATCTTCCGCAGGCTTCTTGCGCGCCTCAAGAGCAGCATCTGCCTCCGCCAATTGGCGTTTCAGTTTTTCCAAAGCCTTCACAAGACAAAATGAACAAAGACTTATGAGATGTTTTTTATCTGCCTTATTTCCCAACCCACAGCCCCTATATAAAGGATGCTCTTTCATAATCTGAGGTAAAAACCAACAAAAGCTGGCATCATAACATGGATTTTTTCCATAATCTATACTTACTGGACTAGGACGTTCCACATCGAGAAAGATAACCCGCAGAATTTGCTCTGCAGCAACTTGATCCTTTTGCTCATCAAACTAAAAAGAACATAGAGGTGATGATTAGAGTTAATTTGAGCAGGTTTCCCCGAAAGCTATGCAGATTCCAAAACAATTTAAAATGCATCTTCCAGTACGGATAAAAACATCTTTGCTGAAGTGTAATGACTATGCAATTTATCCGAGAGCCAATTTTGATGGTATAATTCACCACATTATCGTTGAAAAGAACGGCTACTGTGGCAGAACCCAATTTTCTTTGAGAAAAATCAGAAGTATGCCTTCGCCATTGAAAAGTGATAACCGAATCCCCATCCCCCACcgcacccaaaaaaaaaaaaaaaattaaaaaaaaaaaaaaaatgaacgcTGTAGGAGTAAGGACAACGTAAAAGCTACTCTCTTTTATTACAGAAACTAGAAGTGTTGAAGCACATGCTAAAAGGGAGAGAAACTTCCTTGCAGAGAAGTATCTACTAACCAGCTCAGGTACATAGTCCATTGGTCCTTTCACCTTGAGGCTCATGATCTTGAACTTCACCCTGCTCTTCTGGTCCATtggtttttcattattttccggATGCTCTACAAACTTGAATACTATGACATTGAGACAAAGTCAGCATGAAATCTTGCCCAATGTAATTATTCAATTGCAACGTGATAATTACATCTTGCATACAAGGGTGTTCACAAGAAGAATGTGAAAGAACATAAACTAATAGTGACGAATAATACCAGTTGCAATGATGCTCTCACCGGGGGCGAGAATTGCTCCGGGAGGACGCATGAAACAGCTTTTGGGTGCAGTTGTTTGGAACTAATGCACCATACGTTAAACAGCACCAACCATGTAAACATAACAATgcacataaaataaatatgtcaAGTTATATTATCAAAAAAGTCTCTAGCTAAAAACAATAAAGACGGGCTAGGAGAGAATGAAGTGCCCATGTATTTACAAGAGACAAGAAATGATGACTACCTTGAAAGCTACATGAGACTTGCTAGAGTTTTTTATCTTGATAGCACTTCGAACTTGCTTACCAGGTTCATCTGGCAAAATGAAAGAGGCATCCCATAAAATGAGAAACGTGTGCAAGAAGAACAGAAGCAAGGGAAACTTTAACTCTTGAGAACAAAAGACTTCCAGGAGAAACATAAAATGTTATCTTTTGGAAGTCAGAAATGCATATATAACTTTGACAGCCAACAACATGTGATAGCATAACTCAAGTAGAgaataattgaaaaaaaggTAACACCCAGAAGCAGTCCCTTACAAGCACAAGTATAAAGAAGTTCACACAACCTTGTTGATAACTAGAGCGTGCAATTACAAAATATCCAGATGCATAAAACAATTACACTAACCACCAATTTGTAAAGCCATGGGATCAGATACAAAGGGTTTAAAGACCTCCAACCAGAAAACCAATGTGATTCCTCAAGAAAATACTGCATTCAAGTCACATACCAGAAACCAGACTACATCAAGAGGAGAGTATACTGAGTAAATGACAAGAAAATTCTGATATGCAAAGAAACTAGCAAAACGGATTCAAATTGGTAGGAGATGATTGATCAATGAAATCTTTAGTTAATTACTTCCTCGGTTTCAAATTAAGTgtcttaatttttcttttagtttgttTCCTAAAGAATGGCACATTTAAGattacaagattcaaaggacattttGGTACACTATGcacatctttagtttaagaccacaagattcaaaagtcccccttactttcttaaattccaTGTCTAATCAAATTAAGACATAAACTAAAAGGAGGGAGTATCATTTTGCTGATATACACTGCAACAATTTTCAAGTGTAGTTGTGTAGTATTACAAATAATTTTACATAGAACTATGGAACTTACTTCAGAAGAAATAAGCATATGCTCACACAGTAAATTTGTGAACTTGAGCTTGTTTAATGATGGGATAACTTTTCTGAacccaaaaaaggaaaagataaaacGTGAAGAGTTCCTAACGAAAAGCTATAGTTAAAGATCACTTTTGTCAGTTACAACAATTCCTACACCAAAAAACATTTGCATATCTCCTGATATAGACTTTACCTACTTTCCACAAACGACCTACTAGTGTTTATTTTACCTTGTTACTTTAATAGTCATCAAATTAACCGAGtccctaattttccttattatttttttggtaaagaAATAAAATGTCATTAGtaaagcatcaagaagatgcaaggTTACAGATGAGCAAAAAGCTGCTTCAAACAAAACATGGAGCAGACTTATATGTACTGCAATATGTAGAAATTAACTTGTGGAGGTAGCTTTTTCATCTAACACAATTCCGAATTCAATTAGACATTAGATGGTCCGTTTAGAATGGGCGAAAGTTTCTTAGAAAATCTTTTCCTCAGGTTTGGTTACCTAGAGTTGCGGAATATTATTCTCAAGGAAATGTTTTCCCCCAAACGGAAATTGCTTCACTGATCAAACTCTAGGAAAGTTTATGGAGTTTTGAACTGCCACAGTTCAAACTTCAGCATTTTTTTATGGAGTTTGAACTAATCAAACTCAAGTATCTTTTCTTGGCGTTTTGAACGGCCAAAATTCAAACTCTGGCATTTTCTCATGGAGTTTGAACTGTGGTTCCCGAATTCCAGCATCTTCTCCTGGAGTTCActtatggatggaattcattgTCTTTTACAAAATTCCAATTCTTACTCCATATTTTATACAAACTTAGACTTGTATTCAGCcttttatacacaaaattattgTCAAAACTCCGTTCTCATACCGTATCTTACAGTTGCATTTTTTACTACATGTCACCAACTTTTATATCGAAGAAAACACTGGAAGATCATCCAAAAAATGATTTCTTAAGGTAAAATAACTTCCGTGAAAAAATTCTatgtggaaaatattttcttctacaaCAAAAGAAACTATAGTTTTCCGCAAAAGCATTTTCCGTGAAAAACAATTTCCTCCATACAAAACACACTAGGGATAAAACATAGTATGTCCCAGTACACGCTTGCAGTGAGGAACTGAGGAGTCA from Lycium ferocissimum isolate CSIRO_LF1 chromosome 2, AGI_CSIRO_Lferr_CH_V1, whole genome shotgun sequence includes:
- the LOC132046220 gene encoding vesicle-associated protein 4-2, encoding MAIADEKDEGKVWGLFKLPFRNAQSTTTSRSTSHNTHHYRTQQQQHQSNGITSLDDGSIPRSNSSSSVSSVARSLLPARRRLKLDPSNKLIFPYEPGKQVRSAIKIKNSSKSHVAFKFQTTAPKSCFMRPPGAILAPGESIIATVFKFVEHPENNEKPMDQKSRVKFKIMSLKVKGPMDYVPELFDEQKDQVAAEQILRVIFLDVERPSPALEKLKRQLAEADAALEARKKPAEDTGPKIIGEGLVIDEWKERRERYLARQQVEGVDSV